The proteins below come from a single Chryseobacterium capnotolerans genomic window:
- a CDS encoding S8/S53 family peptidase, translating into MYANDNSPVTAKLTTPDGQQYIQNISTNTTHSILNGGFTATMYNYWGSDNNKRYVQLIVNRVTGSTANCQGVYTLEITNDGTQPINAHGWLAGQGVATTLLNGDNEYIVGSPGNATSAITVASYLGRVSWMAPGGGYGYGNTPQETISSFSAQGPRVDNFQKPDITGSGQAVISARSSNSAPAATNIIENTNYYVMNQGTSMSSPGVAGAVGLLLQANPALTAAQVKSRLTSTARKDAATGNVPNVRWGYGRLDIYKAVTKEVGCVESNFETVTYDEPYIAINAEANTTFSNAALAVRYTPTLTGKLGGVSFTTGSGVIPANQAVDIQVRKVNANGDPGDIIATKNIASWDTNIQRFTWNYVDLSSLNVQMVTGKDFYIVVNGIGGTVAMKNETTAVSGRSKTSTDGTTWTTRTFDLKMRASVYEDVAEVKNLATANQTKASTVAAGYNYFTNACQLISRVEKETASTVTGNITSKVWVDNVQPNYVARRYEINPAMDAATATGKVTLYFKQADFDAYNLTSGTKLPTSPTDDANKFNLVVEKYTGTSAGNVGTVASYGGTPTVISPNVADIVWNNTYQYWEVSFQTSGFGGYFVKTNATLGTGEVTKQNAGVNITPNPAKDVVNISLGSYSKGTLTIYDASGKLVKTEAMNSSSNRMDVSSLVKGVYMFTIKLNDTTVTKKVVKE; encoded by the coding sequence ATGTATGCTAATGATAACTCTCCTGTTACTGCAAAATTGACAACTCCTGATGGCCAGCAATATATACAGAATATAAGTACAAATACAACCCATAGTATATTAAATGGTGGTTTCACTGCCACTATGTATAATTATTGGGGGAGTGATAATAATAAAAGATATGTTCAGCTGATTGTAAATAGAGTGACGGGATCTACAGCCAATTGCCAAGGTGTCTATACATTGGAGATTACAAATGACGGAACACAACCTATTAATGCACATGGCTGGCTGGCTGGTCAAGGAGTAGCAACTACCCTTCTGAATGGAGATAATGAATATATTGTAGGATCTCCTGGGAATGCAACCAGTGCTATTACGGTAGCTTCCTATTTGGGCAGAGTAAGCTGGATGGCTCCGGGAGGAGGATATGGATATGGTAATACTCCACAGGAAACAATTTCTTCATTTAGTGCACAAGGACCTAGAGTTGATAATTTCCAGAAACCGGATATCACAGGTTCAGGACAGGCTGTAATCTCTGCAAGATCCAGTAATTCTGCACCAGCAGCTACGAATATTATTGAAAATACGAATTATTATGTAATGAATCAGGGGACCAGTATGTCTTCTCCAGGAGTTGCCGGTGCAGTAGGACTATTGCTTCAGGCGAATCCAGCATTGACTGCTGCGCAGGTTAAATCACGTCTTACATCTACTGCAAGAAAAGATGCAGCAACAGGAAATGTTCCAAATGTAAGATGGGGATATGGAAGGTTAGATATTTATAAAGCGGTAACTAAAGAAGTAGGATGTGTAGAGTCTAATTTTGAGACTGTTACCTATGATGAACCTTATATTGCCATTAATGCGGAAGCTAATACTACTTTTAGCAATGCGGCATTGGCGGTTCGTTATACACCAACATTAACGGGTAAATTAGGAGGTGTTTCATTTACAACAGGTTCAGGAGTGATTCCTGCCAATCAGGCAGTGGATATTCAAGTAAGAAAAGTAAACGCTAATGGAGATCCTGGAGATATCATTGCTACAAAAAATATTGCATCATGGGATACCAATATACAGAGGTTTACCTGGAATTATGTTGATCTATCCAGCTTAAATGTTCAAATGGTAACAGGAAAAGATTTCTATATCGTGGTTAATGGTATAGGAGGAACTGTAGCTATGAAAAATGAAACTACTGCAGTAAGCGGACGTAGTAAAACATCAACGGATGGTACAACATGGACTACAAGAACTTTTGATCTTAAAATGAGAGCTTCTGTTTATGAAGATGTAGCCGAGGTGAAAAACCTGGCGACGGCTAATCAGACAAAAGCAAGTACTGTAGCTGCTGGTTATAACTATTTTACCAATGCTTGCCAGTTGATTTCAAGAGTGGAAAAAGAAACAGCAAGTACTGTAACCGGAAATATCACCTCAAAAGTATGGGTTGATAATGTACAGCCTAATTACGTTGCGAGAAGATATGAAATTAATCCAGCTATGGATGCTGCTACCGCTACAGGAAAAGTAACATTATACTTTAAGCAGGCTGATTTCGATGCTTATAATTTAACAAGTGGTACTAAGCTTCCTACATCACCTACTGATGATGCTAATAAATTTAACCTAGTTGTTGAAAAATATACAGGAACAAGTGCTGGAAATGTAGGAACTGTAGCTTCTTATGGAGGTACACCTACTGTTATTAGCCCTAATGTTGCGGATATTGTTTGGAATAATACTTATCAATACTGGGAAGTAAGCTTCCAGACTTCAGGTTTCGGTGGATATTTTGTTAAAACAAATGCTACTTTAGGAACAGGAGAAGTAACGAAACAGAATGCGGGAGTAAATATTACACCAAACCCTGCTAAGGATGTTGTAAATATCTCATTGGGCAGCTATTCTAAAGGTACTCTAACTATTTATGATGCTTCAGGAAAACTGGTTAAAACAGAGGCTATGAACTCTAGTTCAAACAGAATGGATGTTTCATCGTTGGTAAAAGGAGTATATATGTTTACAATTAAACTAAATGATACTACGGTTACTAAAAAAGTGGTTAAAGAATAA
- a CDS encoding S8 family serine peptidase — MDIKKLLFTKVNISYGGGKLLRNATVAFLGLYSYGFYGQVQKLDSRFDYLLKNKESLNRGNVLKDLEREDMKLDKHLVVTSKGAQTMYSCIIYTKTPERLKADGFLVQSQLPTFSTALVSLEDIERLMELPYVTSVMGPTFDELHNDVSRAQSGASLLQDGVFNNTAYNGTGILVGVFDTGIDWKHPDFRQVNDQTKSRIVSIWDQTLTPQGAEVSPTGFTTGVEYTRAQIEDELDGTPAGFVRENDTNGHGTHVAGTAAGNGAGFANKRHKGFSSEADIVFVKGGNGSFPTTNTINALTYFKNVATALNKPIVVNMSIGGQGSAHDGTSPHEVAVDSFTSSGPGRVVVISAGNDYGANLHRKVDIEAGGDAILYF; from the coding sequence ATGGATATTAAAAAACTACTTTTTACAAAAGTAAACATTTCGTACGGAGGAGGGAAGCTTCTGAGAAATGCTACAGTTGCTTTTTTAGGACTGTATTCATATGGATTTTATGGTCAGGTACAAAAGCTTGATTCAAGGTTTGATTATTTATTGAAAAATAAAGAGAGTCTGAATAGAGGAAACGTTTTAAAAGATTTGGAACGTGAGGATATGAAATTGGATAAACATTTGGTTGTTACCTCTAAAGGGGCGCAAACAATGTATTCATGTATTATTTATACCAAAACTCCTGAAAGACTTAAAGCTGATGGCTTTTTAGTACAGAGCCAGCTGCCCACTTTTTCAACGGCATTGGTGAGTCTTGAAGATATTGAGAGATTAATGGAACTTCCTTATGTGACCTCTGTGATGGGGCCTACATTTGATGAGCTTCATAATGATGTAAGTAGAGCCCAATCTGGAGCAAGCCTTTTACAGGATGGAGTTTTTAATAATACAGCATATAACGGAACAGGAATTCTTGTGGGGGTTTTTGATACAGGGATAGACTGGAAGCATCCGGATTTTAGGCAAGTTAATGATCAGACTAAAAGTAGAATTGTTTCTATTTGGGATCAGACTTTAACACCTCAAGGGGCTGAAGTTTCTCCTACAGGATTTACAACTGGTGTAGAGTATACAAGAGCACAGATTGAAGATGAATTGGATGGAACGCCTGCTGGTTTTGTTCGTGAAAATGATACCAATGGACATGGGACTCACGTAGCAGGAACGGCTGCCGGAAACGGAGCTGGTTTTGCTAATAAAAGACATAAAGGATTTTCTTCTGAAGCAGATATTGTTTTTGTAAAAGGAGGAAATGGATCCTTTCCAACAACGAATACCATCAATGCATTAACTTATTTCAAGAACGTAGCTACAGCTTTAAATAAACCAATCGTAGTCAATATGAGTATTGGTGGACAGGGAAGCGCCCATGATGGAACATCTCCTCATGAAGTCGCTGTTGACAGTTTTACTTCATCAGGGCCTGGAAGAGTAGTGGTTATTTCTGCAGGTAATGATTATGGTGCTAATCTCCATAGAAAAGTAGATATAGAAGCAGGGGGGGACGCAATCTTATACTTTTAA
- a CDS encoding HupE/UreJ family protein, translating into MQDFLFYLNLGWEHIISLDALDHQLFVLALIAVYSYSDWKKILILVTAFTIGHSITLALSILDVFRVPSDWVEFLIPLTIVLTSLDNIIMKNQKQTLMRANYYLALIFGLVHGMGFANTARVMIAKSQGIAIPLLGFNIGLELGQIVIVSAILILLFILLTIFKVNKKDWILFVSSGVFALSLKMTLERIPF; encoded by the coding sequence ATGCAAGATTTTCTATTTTATTTAAACCTTGGATGGGAACATATTATCTCCCTTGATGCCTTAGACCATCAGTTATTTGTCTTAGCACTAATTGCTGTATACTCTTACAGTGACTGGAAAAAAATTCTGATCCTTGTAACGGCATTTACTATTGGACACTCCATCACATTAGCATTAAGCATTCTTGATGTTTTCAGAGTTCCTTCTGATTGGGTTGAGTTTTTAATTCCATTGACCATTGTGCTGACTTCTCTGGATAATATTATTATGAAAAACCAGAAGCAGACATTAATGCGGGCCAATTACTACCTTGCTCTGATTTTTGGACTGGTTCACGGGATGGGTTTTGCCAATACGGCAAGAGTGATGATTGCTAAGAGTCAGGGTATTGCCATACCATTGTTAGGATTTAATATAGGTCTGGAACTGGGACAAATCGTCATTGTGTCTGCTATCCTAATCCTCTTATTTATTCTTCTCACTATTTTTAAAGTGAATAAGAAGGACTGGATTCTTTTTGTCTCATCAGGAGTCTTTGCCTTATCTTTAAAAATGACATTAGAAAGAATTCCTTTCTAA